The following are encoded together in the Holophagales bacterium genome:
- a CDS encoding FAD-dependent oxidoreductase: MRKPASVEEFGALRRRVIADRDSRPARPTLVLSAGICGQASGANDLMRVVKRHLLSRNLTDRIALRVTGCQGFCQMDPSIVVEPGNHLYPKLKMEHVPRIIEATLGGFVAEELIYRDPREGKMFLGLGEIPFFRKQTRTLLAGNQKIDPIRIHDYLEQDGYSALEKVLLAGNPAAVVEEIKASGLRGRGGAGFPTGLKWERARAERNGHGVKYMVCNCDEGDPGAYMDRSLLEGNPHAILEGMLIAAYAIGASRGILYVRSEYPLAIKHAVIALGQARGLGLLGTDILGTGFEFDIEIVRGAGAFVCGEETALIRSVMGYAGEPRQRPPYPIQKGIEGQPTCINNVETLANIPVIIRAGATAFAKVGLPGNTGTKIFSVVGKIRNTGLVEVPLGTTIREVVHDIGGGAPGKGRVKAVQTGGPSGGCIPASLFDLPIDYDSLAQAGSIMGSGGMIVMDDHTCMVDVAKYFMKFLKDESCGKCFTCRKGTQRMWEILDDVTRGRATLAQLDLLKELAEVVKDTSMCGLGQSAPNPVLSTLRYFRDEYEAHVVQKRCPAYVCDALVGAPCQTACPLGTEAWRYVAHIARGESDLAYQAIREANPFPSVCARVCNHPCEERCRAGTTGGEAVAIRALKRFVTDQADPLSFRPKPTPTAPVNAPPVAVVGCGPAGLTAAHYLSLRGYKVTAFDTEAEPGGMLFSAIPSYRLPHDVVKKEIASILDENVTVRCGTRLGRDITLDGLFAEGYGAVFLALGAHKSLRLGLPGEDSTGVLPSIQFLRAWNVRGESLARGRVVVVGGGNSAIDAARVAMRQGGVEKVTLLYRRTREEMPAFEEEVEAAVQEGIALVTLTSPVRILTEAGRVTGVECIQNALGERDASGRPRPVPIAGSEFTVPLETLIVAISEGSDTDCVAVAGANRIATTPIGTVKADRETLTTNRPGVFAGGDVVTGPNTVVDAIAAGKRAAVMIDRYLRSEPLSVPAAPRLPEIFVAPPEAREGEEVPKGRVEARRLPVSQRARSFAEVEVALSGEDACREARRCLRCDLTFTREVKEKEEVPELAMAGGAS; this comes from the coding sequence ATGAGGAAGCCCGCATCCGTCGAAGAGTTCGGTGCCCTGCGGCGCCGCGTCATCGCCGACAGGGATTCGCGCCCGGCACGGCCGACCCTCGTCCTCAGCGCGGGGATCTGCGGGCAGGCGAGCGGCGCCAACGACCTGATGAGGGTCGTCAAGAGGCACCTCCTCTCCCGCAACCTGACGGACCGGATCGCCCTCAGGGTCACCGGCTGCCAGGGCTTCTGCCAGATGGACCCGTCGATCGTCGTCGAGCCCGGGAACCACCTCTATCCGAAACTGAAGATGGAGCACGTCCCGCGGATCATCGAGGCGACCCTCGGCGGCTTCGTGGCCGAGGAGCTCATCTACCGCGACCCGCGCGAGGGGAAGATGTTCCTCGGGCTGGGGGAGATCCCGTTCTTCCGGAAGCAGACGCGGACGCTGCTCGCCGGGAACCAGAAGATCGACCCGATCCGGATCCACGACTACCTCGAGCAGGACGGCTACTCCGCTCTCGAGAAGGTCCTCCTCGCCGGCAACCCGGCGGCCGTCGTCGAGGAGATCAAGGCATCGGGCCTGCGCGGGCGCGGTGGGGCCGGCTTCCCGACGGGGCTCAAGTGGGAGAGGGCCCGGGCGGAACGCAACGGCCACGGCGTGAAGTACATGGTGTGCAACTGCGACGAGGGGGACCCCGGGGCCTACATGGACCGGAGCCTCCTCGAGGGGAACCCGCACGCCATCCTCGAGGGGATGCTCATCGCGGCGTACGCCATCGGCGCGAGTCGCGGGATTCTGTATGTCAGGAGCGAGTACCCCCTCGCGATCAAGCACGCCGTCATCGCCCTCGGTCAGGCGCGCGGCCTCGGCCTCCTCGGGACGGACATCCTGGGCACCGGCTTCGAGTTCGACATCGAGATCGTGAGAGGCGCCGGCGCCTTCGTCTGCGGCGAGGAGACGGCCCTCATCCGCTCCGTCATGGGCTACGCCGGCGAGCCGAGGCAGCGTCCGCCGTACCCGATCCAGAAGGGGATCGAGGGGCAGCCGACGTGCATCAACAACGTCGAGACCCTCGCGAACATCCCGGTCATCATCCGCGCCGGCGCCACGGCGTTCGCGAAGGTGGGCCTTCCGGGGAACACCGGCACGAAGATCTTCTCGGTCGTCGGGAAGATCCGGAACACCGGCCTCGTCGAGGTCCCGCTCGGCACGACGATCCGCGAGGTCGTCCACGACATCGGGGGCGGCGCCCCGGGGAAGGGCCGGGTCAAGGCGGTCCAGACCGGCGGCCCGTCGGGCGGCTGCATCCCCGCGAGCCTCTTCGACCTTCCGATCGACTACGACAGCCTCGCGCAGGCCGGCTCGATCATGGGCTCGGGCGGGATGATCGTGATGGACGACCACACCTGCATGGTCGACGTCGCGAAGTACTTCATGAAGTTCCTGAAGGACGAGTCGTGCGGGAAGTGCTTCACGTGCCGCAAGGGGACGCAGAGGATGTGGGAGATCCTCGACGACGTGACGCGGGGACGCGCCACGCTCGCCCAGCTCGACCTCCTCAAGGAGCTCGCCGAGGTCGTCAAGGACACGTCGATGTGCGGGCTCGGCCAGAGCGCACCGAACCCCGTCCTCTCGACGCTGAGGTACTTCCGCGACGAGTACGAGGCGCACGTCGTCCAGAAGCGGTGCCCCGCCTACGTCTGCGACGCGCTCGTCGGGGCGCCGTGCCAGACGGCCTGCCCCCTCGGCACGGAGGCGTGGCGGTACGTCGCCCACATCGCGCGGGGCGAAAGCGACCTCGCCTACCAGGCGATCCGCGAGGCGAACCCGTTCCCCTCGGTCTGCGCGAGGGTCTGCAACCACCCGTGCGAGGAGCGCTGCCGCGCCGGCACGACCGGAGGCGAGGCCGTCGCCATCCGCGCCCTCAAGCGCTTCGTCACCGACCAGGCGGACCCGCTCTCGTTCCGGCCGAAGCCCACGCCCACCGCGCCGGTGAACGCGCCGCCGGTCGCGGTCGTCGGCTGCGGGCCGGCCGGCCTCACGGCAGCGCACTACCTCTCGCTGCGCGGCTACAAGGTCACCGCGTTCGACACCGAGGCGGAGCCGGGCGGGATGCTCTTCTCCGCGATCCCGTCGTACCGGCTGCCGCACGACGTCGTGAAGAAGGAGATCGCCTCGATCCTCGACGAGAACGTCACGGTGAGGTGCGGCACGAGGCTCGGCCGCGACATCACGCTCGACGGCCTCTTCGCGGAAGGGTACGGGGCGGTCTTTCTCGCTCTCGGCGCGCACAAGAGCCTGCGCCTCGGCCTGCCCGGCGAGGACAGCACGGGGGTTCTCCCGTCGATCCAGTTCCTCCGGGCCTGGAACGTCCGCGGCGAGAGCCTCGCCCGGGGGCGGGTGGTGGTCGTCGGGGGCGGCAACTCCGCGATCGACGCCGCCCGCGTGGCGATGCGCCAGGGCGGGGTCGAGAAGGTGACCCTCCTCTACCGGAGAACCCGGGAGGAGATGCCCGCCTTCGAGGAGGAGGTCGAGGCCGCCGTCCAGGAGGGCATCGCTCTCGTCACGCTCACCTCGCCGGTCCGCATCCTCACGGAGGCCGGACGCGTCACCGGCGTCGAGTGCATCCAGAACGCGCTCGGCGAGCGCGACGCCAGCGGGCGGCCGCGCCCTGTCCCGATCGCCGGGAGCGAGTTCACGGTCCCGCTGGAGACGCTGATCGTCGCGATCTCCGAGGGTTCCGACACCGACTGCGTCGCCGTTGCGGGTGCGAACCGGATCGCCACGACGCCGATCGGCACGGTGAAGGCCGACCGCGAGACGCTCACGACGAACCGCCCCGGGGTCTTCGCCGGCGGCGACGTCGTCACAGGCCCGAACACCGTCGTCGACGCGATCGCGGCCGGGAAGCGGGCCGCCGTGATGATCGACCGCTACCTCCGCTCCGAGCCGCTGTCGGTGCCCGCGGCCCCGCGCCTCCCGGAGATCTTCGTCGCCCCTCCCGAGGCCCGGGAAGGGGAGGAGGTCCCGAAGGGGCGCGTCGAGGCACGCCGCCTTCCCGTGTCCCAGCGCGCGCGCAGTTTCGCGGAGGTGGAGGTGGCCCTTTCGGGGGAGGACGCGTGCCGCGAGGCGAGGCGTTGCCTGCGCTGCGATCTGACGTTCACCCGGGAGGTGAAGGAGAAGGAAGAAGTGCCCGAGCTCGCGATGGCGGGAGGCGCGTCATGA
- a CDS encoding NAD(P)H-dependent oxidoreductase subunit E, giving the protein MTDITAIVEKRRGQRGELLAILQDIQAKYSYLPEDALRDVAQRTGRSLVDVYGVATFYHAFSLKPRGKHLVTCCMGTACHVRGAPKVAEELERQLKVPAGETTPDREFTLETQNCLGGCALGPIVVVDGHYFSSVGTPAVRGILEKTREGLDKVDLATDERTFPVEVACGRCNHSLMNPHDLIDGQPSIWVTASFGDKHGWLRLSSVYGSFEVESQHEVPVDTVVDFFCPHCSAELSGAGPCVACGASMVPMIVRGGGVVQICSRRGCHNHMLDLEGTSAFGDWR; this is encoded by the coding sequence ATGACCGACATCACGGCGATCGTCGAGAAGCGCCGGGGCCAGAGAGGCGAGCTGCTCGCCATCCTGCAGGACATCCAGGCGAAGTACTCGTACCTCCCGGAGGACGCGCTGCGCGACGTGGCGCAGAGGACCGGCCGCTCGCTCGTCGACGTCTACGGGGTGGCCACCTTCTACCACGCATTCAGCCTCAAGCCCCGCGGCAAGCACCTCGTCACCTGCTGCATGGGGACCGCCTGTCACGTTCGCGGGGCCCCGAAGGTCGCCGAGGAGCTGGAGCGGCAGCTGAAGGTCCCGGCGGGGGAGACGACCCCCGACCGGGAGTTCACGCTCGAGACGCAGAACTGCCTCGGGGGCTGCGCGCTCGGACCGATCGTCGTCGTCGACGGGCACTACTTCTCGAGCGTCGGGACGCCGGCGGTCCGCGGCATTCTCGAGAAGACGCGGGAGGGGCTCGACAAGGTCGACCTCGCGACCGACGAGCGCACCTTCCCGGTCGAGGTCGCGTGCGGGCGGTGCAACCACAGCCTCATGAATCCGCACGACCTCATCGACGGACAGCCGTCCATCTGGGTCACGGCCTCGTTCGGCGACAAGCACGGATGGCTCCGGCTCTCCTCGGTCTACGGCTCGTTCGAGGTGGAGTCGCAGCACGAGGTTCCCGTCGACACCGTCGTCGACTTCTTCTGCCCGCACTGCAGCGCCGAGCTCTCCGGCGCCGGCCCGTGCGTCGCGTGCGGCGCCTCGATGGTGCCGATGATCGTCCGCGGGGGCGGCGTCGTGCAGATCTGCTCGAGGCGCGGGTGCCACAACCACATGCTCGACCTCGAGGGGACGAGCGCGTTCGGCGACTGGAGATGA
- a CDS encoding NAD-glutamate dehydrogenase — MITADPGRRRSVLDEVQGILAREAPAEDRDLLLSLAPVVYADLPDAMALGLPPDAVAARIREYFRFVVRTMPPAHQLYRGLPGIHVVARGLTEAEARTTGSTHGGQYEISVIETHTPDAPFIFESLKNFFMREGLRVFSAIHSIFSVRRQWERISAIGGPGEDGSKELLCHFRVERIEQKDRMRRIEHQIHSLLRSVFLAVEDFGEMTRYLREQKGRLRHRRGAPGGEAAAREFLDWLVDENYVLMGVLRFRRGPDGFEPDYDTALGTMREPALLNVVFPGVMDEEQRHLAIQDHDDRIVDIDFRNNASAIHHLEPVDDIVVREWGEGGRLEAATLLLGRLAKSAFTAKAESIPLLREKLAWLLENCGEAKNSHVYRATRAFFNHFPKRELFYSDAASLKEIIDRLIHISSDDEIVTSVRQGPGYSAVRIGFSQGRWSSKTASDLREALGRQFGPVSFSSAADCGATTLVVHYFDAGSLEHPLEEDRIRDLTAGVISTWEDQVAGALEQACGALEGRRLYKRYVRQESRSGLYRELTPPSEVPGDVRLFEALEGRLEMGIVPDSAEKVVLKVISPRPAGLTETLRTIKNLGPTVVEEMRIPLLLPDGKRAWMERLGIEADPAMISEIHRQPERLRDALRAIYEERATDDPLNALVLLEGLGWREVEVLRTLRNHLLQVRPSYNVETVTTVLVRNSRVAGALWRLFDARFDPQKEGDRADAVAKAEAVAAKAFAAVGSLFDDEILRGVENLVRAAVRTNTYQSPERPVLAIKVDCAKVDAMVSPRPLFEIYVHSRLLEGIHLRGGKVARGGIRWSDRHDDFRTEVLGLMKTQMVKNSVIVPVGSKGGFVLKGDVPPRPALDAYLIDRYREFVSGLLDVTDNLVDGIVLHPPEVVRHDEPDPYLVVAADKGTAHLSDTANRVSTQYGFWLGDAFASGGSNGYDHKREGITARGAWECVRHHFGNLGLDVQSEPFTMAGIGDMSGDVFGNGVLLSRTARLVAVFNHVHIFLDPSPDPQVSFAERERLFHLPRSTWRDYRPDLISAGGGVFDRAAKSIPLSPEVRGILDLSQEAASGEEVVRAILRAPVDLLYNGGIGTYVRASAEEDSEVGDRANDRVRVSANEVRARVLAEGGNLGLTQRGRIELWTKGVLLNTDAVDNSGGVDMSDHEVNIKILMDLLVRRGVVPNRTDRNRILAEMTDEVSRLVLADNASQARALTLDGLRSASRYEEFVGLVEELVASGVMRRRDDAVPSKDELLASPARDRGLPRPLLCVMLGHVKNWASARLVASPLPDSEVAEPFLPAYFPTPMRTAYAEHLRLHPLRREIIATAVVNHLVNEGGVSLLHRLMAASGREIGDVVHACLTVERAARADEVRRRIEGAGLSVADRHLRLVEVSDTLEEATRDALAGQTRDVEKALDPIRETLGPAR; from the coding sequence ATGATCACTGCCGACCCCGGCCGGCGCCGGTCCGTTCTCGACGAGGTCCAGGGGATCCTGGCGCGCGAGGCGCCAGCCGAGGACCGCGACCTGCTGCTGTCGCTCGCCCCGGTGGTCTACGCCGACCTGCCCGACGCGATGGCGCTGGGGCTTCCGCCGGACGCGGTCGCCGCCCGGATCCGGGAGTACTTCCGCTTCGTCGTCCGCACGATGCCTCCCGCGCACCAGCTCTATCGGGGTCTCCCCGGGATCCACGTGGTCGCACGGGGCCTGACGGAGGCGGAGGCCCGGACGACCGGGAGCACGCACGGCGGCCAGTACGAGATCTCGGTCATCGAGACCCACACGCCGGACGCCCCGTTCATCTTCGAGAGCCTGAAGAACTTCTTCATGAGGGAAGGTCTCAGGGTCTTCTCGGCGATCCACTCCATCTTCAGCGTGAGGCGGCAGTGGGAGAGGATCAGCGCGATCGGCGGTCCGGGCGAGGACGGGAGCAAGGAGCTCCTCTGCCACTTCCGCGTCGAGAGGATCGAGCAGAAGGACCGGATGCGGCGGATCGAGCACCAGATCCACTCGCTCCTGCGCAGCGTCTTCCTGGCCGTCGAAGACTTCGGGGAGATGACCCGGTACCTGCGCGAGCAGAAGGGGCGCCTCCGTCACCGCCGGGGAGCGCCCGGCGGCGAAGCCGCCGCCCGGGAGTTCCTCGACTGGCTCGTCGACGAGAACTACGTCCTGATGGGTGTCCTGAGGTTCCGGCGCGGCCCGGACGGTTTCGAGCCGGACTACGACACGGCCCTCGGCACGATGCGCGAGCCCGCGCTCCTGAACGTCGTCTTCCCGGGCGTCATGGACGAGGAGCAGAGGCACCTCGCGATCCAGGACCACGACGACCGGATCGTCGACATCGACTTCCGCAACAACGCGAGCGCCATCCACCACCTCGAGCCGGTCGACGACATCGTCGTGAGGGAGTGGGGCGAAGGCGGTCGCCTCGAGGCCGCGACCCTTCTCCTCGGCCGGCTCGCCAAGAGCGCCTTCACCGCGAAGGCGGAGTCGATCCCGCTCCTCAGGGAGAAGCTCGCCTGGCTTCTCGAGAACTGCGGCGAGGCGAAGAACTCGCACGTCTACCGCGCGACCCGGGCCTTCTTCAACCACTTCCCGAAGCGAGAGCTGTTCTATTCCGACGCCGCGTCGCTCAAGGAGATCATCGACCGGCTGATCCACATCTCGAGCGACGACGAGATCGTCACCTCGGTCCGGCAGGGCCCCGGGTACAGTGCGGTGAGGATCGGGTTCTCCCAGGGACGGTGGTCGTCGAAGACGGCCAGCGACCTCAGGGAGGCGCTCGGACGGCAGTTCGGACCGGTCTCGTTCAGCTCCGCGGCCGACTGTGGCGCCACGACGCTCGTGGTCCACTACTTCGACGCCGGCAGCCTCGAGCATCCCCTGGAGGAGGACCGGATCCGGGACCTCACGGCGGGCGTCATCTCCACCTGGGAGGACCAGGTCGCGGGCGCGCTCGAGCAGGCGTGCGGGGCGCTCGAGGGACGACGGCTCTACAAGCGCTACGTCCGCCAGGAGAGCCGCAGCGGGCTCTACCGCGAGCTCACGCCGCCTTCCGAGGTTCCGGGAGACGTGCGGCTCTTCGAGGCGCTCGAGGGGCGGCTGGAGATGGGGATCGTTCCCGACTCCGCCGAGAAGGTCGTCCTGAAGGTGATCTCTCCGCGGCCTGCGGGCCTCACGGAGACCCTCCGGACGATCAAGAACCTCGGGCCCACGGTGGTCGAGGAGATGAGAATTCCGCTGCTCCTGCCCGACGGCAAACGGGCCTGGATGGAGCGGCTCGGCATCGAGGCGGACCCGGCGATGATCTCGGAGATCCACCGGCAGCCGGAGCGGCTCCGCGACGCCCTTCGGGCGATCTACGAGGAACGGGCGACGGACGACCCGCTCAACGCGCTGGTTCTCCTGGAAGGCCTCGGTTGGCGCGAGGTGGAGGTGCTCCGGACGCTCCGGAACCACCTTCTCCAGGTCCGGCCCAGCTACAACGTCGAAACGGTCACGACGGTCCTCGTCCGCAACAGCCGGGTGGCGGGCGCCCTCTGGCGGCTCTTCGACGCCCGGTTCGATCCGCAGAAGGAAGGGGACCGCGCGGACGCGGTCGCGAAGGCGGAGGCGGTCGCCGCGAAGGCGTTCGCGGCCGTCGGGAGCCTCTTCGACGACGAGATCCTGCGGGGCGTCGAGAACCTGGTGCGCGCCGCCGTCAGGACGAACACCTACCAGAGCCCCGAGCGGCCCGTCCTCGCGATCAAGGTCGACTGTGCAAAGGTCGACGCGATGGTCTCCCCGCGGCCCCTCTTCGAGATCTACGTCCACTCACGGCTTCTCGAGGGGATCCACCTGCGGGGAGGAAAGGTCGCGCGAGGGGGCATCCGCTGGAGCGACCGGCACGACGACTTCCGGACCGAGGTCCTGGGCCTGATGAAGACCCAGATGGTCAAGAACTCGGTCATCGTCCCCGTCGGCTCGAAGGGGGGCTTCGTCCTGAAGGGCGACGTGCCGCCGCGGCCGGCGCTCGACGCCTACCTGATCGACAGGTACCGGGAGTTCGTCTCGGGCCTTCTGGACGTCACGGACAACCTGGTGGACGGCATCGTCCTCCACCCCCCGGAGGTCGTGAGGCACGACGAGCCCGACCCGTACCTCGTCGTCGCAGCCGACAAGGGGACGGCGCACCTGTCGGACACGGCCAACCGCGTCTCGACGCAGTACGGATTCTGGCTGGGCGACGCCTTCGCTTCGGGCGGGAGCAACGGCTACGACCACAAGAGGGAGGGCATCACGGCGCGCGGGGCGTGGGAGTGCGTGCGGCACCACTTCGGGAACCTGGGGCTCGACGTGCAGTCCGAGCCCTTCACGATGGCCGGCATCGGGGACATGTCGGGCGACGTGTTCGGCAACGGTGTGCTCCTGAGCCGCACGGCGCGGCTCGTGGCCGTCTTCAATCACGTGCACATCTTCCTGGACCCGAGCCCCGATCCGCAGGTGAGCTTCGCCGAGCGCGAGCGCCTGTTCCACCTGCCGCGCTCGACCTGGCGGGACTACCGGCCGGACCTGATCAGCGCCGGCGGGGGGGTCTTCGACCGCGCGGCGAAGTCGATTCCACTGAGCCCCGAGGTGCGTGGCATCCTGGACCTCTCCCAGGAGGCCGCGAGCGGCGAGGAGGTGGTCCGCGCCATTCTCCGCGCCCCGGTGGACCTCCTCTACAACGGCGGCATCGGCACGTACGTGAGGGCCTCGGCCGAGGAGGATTCCGAGGTCGGGGACCGGGCCAACGACCGGGTTCGCGTCAGCGCGAACGAGGTGCGGGCCCGGGTCCTGGCCGAGGGGGGGAACCTCGGGCTGACCCAGCGGGGCCGGATCGAGCTCTGGACGAAAGGTGTCCTCTTGAACACCGACGCCGTGGACAACTCCGGCGGCGTCGACATGTCGGACCACGAGGTGAACATCAAGATCCTCATGGATCTCCTCGTGCGCCGCGGCGTCGTTCCGAATCGGACGGACCGCAACCGGATCCTCGCGGAGATGACGGACGAGGTCTCGCGGCTCGTCCTGGCCGACAACGCGAGCCAGGCGCGGGCCCTCACGCTCGACGGGCTGCGCAGCGCGAGCCGCTACGAGGAGTTCGTCGGGCTCGTCGAGGAGCTCGTCGCGAGCGGGGTCATGAGGCGCCGCGACGACGCCGTACCCTCGAAGGACGAGCTCCTCGCGAGCCCCGCGCGCGACCGCGGGCTGCCGCGGCCCCTGCTCTGCGTGATGCTCGGGCACGTCAAGAACTGGGCCTCCGCGCGCCTCGTCGCCTCACCGCTGCCCGACAGCGAGGTCGCCGAGCCGTTCCTGCCCGCCTACTTTCCGACGCCGATGCGCACGGCGTACGCCGAGCACCTTCGGCTCCACCCCCTGCGCCGCGAGATCATCGCGACGGCCGTCGTCAACCACCTCGTGAACGAGGGGGGCGTCTCGCTGCTCCACCGATTGATGGCCGCGAGCGGCCGCGAGATCGGCGACGTGGTGCACGCCTGCCTCACCGTCGAGCGCGCCGCGCGGGCGGACGAGGTTCGCCGGAGGATCGAGGGCGCCGGACTGAGCGTCGCGGATCGACACCTCCGCCTGGTCGAGGTCTCCGACACCCTCGAGGAGGCGACCCGAGACGCCCTGGCCGGCCAGACCCGGGACGTCGAGAAAGCGCTCGACCCCATCCGGGAGACCCTCGGCCCGGCCCGCTGA
- a CDS encoding FMN-binding glutamate synthase family protein: protein MTLSRVNSSAATLTKNRTEGSVVPASGMCVTCVDGCVGMCEIGKSAYRGHEVIYPQPFGVITTAAEKAYPVDYSHFNIMGTAVGAHGIAEDSDRAIFPAVDLEVALGHDRKIRFRYPWLIPGIGSTNIAKNNWEGIAIGSALAGTGLTIGENVVGMDPETVLRNGKVVDTVDLKNRVRLYKDHVRDGLGAVVVQSNVEDTRLGAHEYAIEKLGVEIVELKWGQGAKDIGGEVKIKDLKKAQLLYDRGYIVLPNPHDPNVIHAFEKGAFKEFERHSRVGMVTEEGFATRVEELRRAGAKYVFLKTGAYRPADLARAVKFASKYRLDLLTVDGAGGGTGMSPWRMMNEWGVPPVELHALLYNYAKDLAERGEYLPAIAVAGGFTFEDQIFKGLAMGAPYVKLVGMARSPIAAAMVGKTIGRGIDEGQLPVYVERFGSTKDEIFVTASELRKELGNEAFEKIPTGALGLYTYYERLAQGLRQLMAGSRKFACSYIAREDLCALTREAAAISGISWVMDVDREEAERILHA, encoded by the coding sequence ATGACGCTTTCGAGAGTGAACTCATCGGCAGCGACCCTCACGAAGAACCGGACGGAAGGGTCGGTCGTCCCCGCTTCCGGGATGTGCGTCACGTGCGTGGACGGATGCGTCGGGATGTGCGAGATCGGCAAGTCGGCCTACCGGGGGCACGAGGTCATCTACCCGCAGCCGTTCGGCGTCATCACGACGGCGGCGGAGAAGGCCTACCCGGTCGACTACTCGCACTTCAACATCATGGGGACGGCCGTGGGCGCGCACGGCATCGCCGAGGACTCCGACCGGGCCATCTTCCCGGCCGTCGACCTCGAGGTGGCGCTCGGGCACGACCGGAAGATCCGCTTCCGCTACCCCTGGCTCATACCGGGGATCGGCTCCACGAACATCGCGAAGAACAACTGGGAAGGGATCGCCATCGGCTCCGCGCTCGCCGGGACGGGCCTGACGATCGGCGAGAACGTCGTCGGGATGGACCCGGAGACCGTCCTCAGGAACGGCAAGGTCGTCGACACGGTCGACCTGAAGAACCGCGTGCGGCTCTACAAGGACCACGTCCGCGACGGCCTCGGCGCGGTCGTCGTCCAGTCGAACGTCGAGGACACCCGGCTCGGCGCGCACGAGTACGCCATCGAGAAGCTCGGCGTCGAGATCGTCGAGCTGAAGTGGGGCCAGGGGGCCAAGGACATCGGCGGCGAGGTCAAGATCAAGGACCTCAAGAAGGCCCAGCTCCTCTACGACCGGGGCTACATCGTCCTCCCGAACCCGCACGACCCGAACGTCATCCACGCCTTCGAGAAGGGCGCCTTCAAGGAGTTCGAGCGCCACTCCCGCGTCGGGATGGTGACCGAGGAGGGCTTCGCGACGCGGGTCGAAGAGCTGCGCCGGGCGGGGGCGAAATACGTCTTCCTGAAGACCGGCGCCTACAGGCCCGCCGACCTCGCGCGCGCCGTGAAGTTCGCGTCGAAGTACCGGCTCGACCTCCTGACCGTGGACGGCGCCGGGGGCGGCACCGGCATGAGCCCCTGGCGAATGATGAACGAGTGGGGCGTCCCCCCGGTCGAGCTCCACGCGCTCCTCTACAACTACGCCAAGGACCTCGCGGAGCGCGGCGAGTACCTGCCCGCCATCGCCGTGGCGGGCGGGTTCACGTTCGAGGACCAGATCTTCAAGGGCCTCGCGATGGGCGCGCCGTACGTGAAGCTCGTCGGCATGGCCCGCAGCCCGATCGCCGCCGCGATGGTGGGGAAGACCATCGGCCGCGGGATCGACGAGGGGCAGCTCCCGGTCTACGTCGAGCGTTTCGGCAGCACGAAGGACGAGATCTTCGTGACGGCGTCCGAGCTGCGCAAGGAGCTCGGGAACGAGGCCTTCGAGAAGATCCCCACCGGCGCGCTGGGGCTTTACACCTACTACGAGCGGCTGGCCCAGGGCCTTCGTCAGCTCATGGCGGGGAGCCGGAAGTTCGCCTGTTCCTACATCGCCCGCGAAGACCTCTGCGCCCTCACACGCGAAGCCGCCGCCATCTCGGGGATCAGCTGGGTCATGGACGTCGACAGGGAGGAGGCGGAGAGGATCCTGCACGCGTAG
- a CDS encoding (2Fe-2S)-binding protein: MTHITVNGIPLEVENGTTLLEAAQFLGFPIPTLCHMEGLHPYGACRLCVVEVGAGPKARLVSSCTFVAEEGQRVRTSSARVVRARKMIIELLLATCPQSKTIQDLASAHDVRQQRFRQEHEDCILCGRCVRMCEEQMVAKAIGFAGRGESRRIGTPFDRRSEVCRTCGGCMYVCPACELRCTYTEPDKAICGGCANLAPPCIEKETFDDLMCSMKPCVACEIPRS; encoded by the coding sequence ATGACCCACATCACCGTCAACGGGATCCCGCTCGAGGTGGAGAACGGCACGACCCTCCTCGAGGCGGCCCAGTTCCTGGGTTTCCCGATCCCGACGCTCTGCCACATGGAGGGCCTGCACCCTTACGGCGCCTGCCGCCTCTGCGTCGTCGAGGTCGGCGCCGGCCCGAAGGCCAGGCTCGTCTCCTCCTGCACCTTCGTGGCCGAGGAGGGGCAGCGGGTCCGCACCTCCTCGGCGCGCGTCGTCCGGGCGCGGAAGATGATCATCGAGCTGCTTCTCGCGACCTGTCCCCAGTCGAAGACGATCCAGGACCTCGCCTCGGCGCACGACGTGAGGCAGCAGCGCTTCCGCCAGGAGCACGAGGACTGCATCCTCTGCGGCCGCTGCGTGAGGATGTGCGAGGAGCAGATGGTCGCCAAGGCGATCGGCTTCGCCGGCCGCGGCGAGTCGCGGCGCATCGGCACCCCGTTCGACCGGCGGTCGGAGGTCTGCCGGACCTGCGGCGGCTGCATGTACGTCTGCCCGGCGTGCGAGCTCCGGTGCACCTACACGGAGCCCGACAAGGCGATCTGCGGCGGCTGCGCGAACCTCGCGCCGCCCTGCATCGAGAAGGAAACATTCGACGACCTGATGTGTTCCATGAAGCCCTGCGTGGCGTGCGAGATCCCGAGGAGCTAG